The stretch of DNA TCGGTGCGGAAGTGCTCCACCGCCACGGCGGGCGTCAGCCAGATGGATTCCGTCATCTCCGCCTCGTGCGGAACGCAGAGCGCGTCCGGACCCACGGGAGCCAGAAAGAAGCGCGTGTCGTAGCGGCGCGGCTCCGGCTCCGGCGTCACCCAGTGCGCCAGGTACACCATGCGGTCCGCCGCCAGGTGCACGTTGCGCGTCACCGCCACCTGCCGCATTCCCACCACCTCCGACAGCAGCGCACGCCGCGCCACATCCAGCGATTCCGCGTCCGCAGCCACTTCCTGGTCGCGGGAAAGGAGGATGCCGGTTTCCTCGAACGCTTCGCGGATGGCGGCCACCACGAAGCCGGTCGCCTCGGCGGGATCGGCCAGCCCCATGCGGCGGGCCCACTCCGCGGGCGAGGGGCCGTCCAGCCGGTCCACGATCAGCGGATCGCGGTCTTCCTTGTCCACCGTGCCGCCGGGGAACACCCAGGCGCCCGCCGCGAATCCGCTGCGGCCGTGGCGGCGCAGCAGCAGCACCTCCGGCCCGTCCTGGCCGTCGCGCGCCAGAACGACGGTGGCGGCGGGGCGCGGCGGCGCCGGCACGAACCCGCCCTGCGCCACCTTGTCGGCGAACCCGGCGGGAAGGTGCTCTTCGGGGATCAGGAACACGCCCGCGTCAGCGGTGGCGCGGCGCGCGGCCGAAGCGGCGGAAGGGCTGGGCGGATTGGACGGATCGGTCACGAGGGGTCTGGTCTGCCTGGTGTACGCACGGCGGATCGAGCGTCGCGCCTGCGCGCGCGGCCCACTGCACGAATCGCGCGCGGCGTGGCGGGTGGGGGAAGCAGGCAGCGGATCGCAATCGACCGATCGCGGTGAACAGACGAAGGCGCGGGAGCAGGTGAGCTGCGCGGGGGCGGATTTCAGGGCGGCCCCCACCCGGGCCGGCACCACCGGCCCACCCTCCCCCAAAAAAGACTGGGGGAGGGTTGAGGCGGGCGGATGGTTCGGCGTGCGGGGCGGAGGTCGTCGCGTGAGCGGAGTCTGTTGAGCGGATGAATCCGCCGCTCCAACAGCGCAAAGCCCCGACACCGGCCGATGGCGCGTCCGGTTCGGGGCTTCAACTGTACAAAGCCGTCTGAAGCGCGCGATACCGGGGTCTGCCCCCTCTCCCACATCTGTTCGTGGGAGAGGGTGGCGAGCCCTGGCGAGCCGGGTGAGGGCCCCGCAAGGCTCGCAGGACGCGCTGACCTCCATTCTACGCTTTCCCGTTGTGCTCGAAGTGGGAGAACTCGCCCGTCTCCACATCGTACTCGATGCCCCA from Longimicrobium terrae encodes:
- a CDS encoding NUDIX domain-containing protein yields the protein MTDPSNPPSPSAASAARRATADAGVFLIPEEHLPAGFADKVAQGGFVPAPPRPAATVVLARDGQDGPEVLLLRRHGRSGFAAGAWVFPGGTVDKEDRDPLIVDRLDGPSPAEWARRMGLADPAEATGFVVAAIREAFEETGILLSRDQEVAADAESLDVARRALLSEVVGMRQVAVTRNVHLAADRMVYLAHWVTPEPEPRRYDTRFFLAPVGPDALCVPHEAEMTESIWLTPAVAVEHFRTEALKMLPPTVHTLRRLSGYSSVDEMMRELAAAPVPMILPVMRRQGDGVAIVLPKDED